A genomic region of Serratia fonticola contains the following coding sequences:
- the endA gene encoding deoxyribonuclease I — protein MLRKILLIVVLAVSSSALAKGINNFTQAKAAAAKINQDAPGSFYCGCKIDWQGKKGVPDLNSCGYQVRKNAQRAGRIEWEHVMPAWQFGHQLQCWQSGGRKNCSKDPIYRQIEVDLHNLQPAIGEVNGDRNNFMFSQWRGGEGQYGQCPMKVDFKNKQAEPPAHARGAIARTYFYMRDRYQLQLSRQQTQLFEVWNRQYPVSDWECQREARIAMVQGNHNPYIQQACQQRKG, from the coding sequence ATGCTTCGCAAAATTTTATTAATAGTAGTGCTAGCGGTCTCCAGCAGCGCATTGGCTAAAGGCATCAATAACTTTACTCAAGCCAAGGCTGCCGCAGCCAAAATTAACCAGGATGCGCCCGGCAGCTTCTATTGTGGCTGTAAGATCGACTGGCAGGGTAAAAAAGGCGTTCCCGACCTCAACAGCTGTGGCTATCAGGTGCGCAAAAATGCCCAACGCGCCGGTCGCATCGAGTGGGAACACGTGATGCCGGCCTGGCAGTTCGGTCATCAGTTACAGTGCTGGCAAAGCGGCGGGCGCAAAAACTGCAGCAAGGACCCGATTTATCGCCAGATAGAAGTCGATTTGCATAACCTGCAACCCGCCATCGGCGAGGTAAACGGCGATCGTAACAACTTTATGTTCAGCCAGTGGCGCGGGGGTGAAGGCCAGTACGGCCAATGCCCGATGAAGGTTGATTTCAAGAACAAGCAGGCCGAACCACCTGCCCATGCACGTGGGGCTATCGCCCGTACCTACTTTTATATGCGCGATCGTTACCAGTTGCAGCTTTCACGCCAGCAAACCCAATTATTTGAGGTCTGGAACCGTCAGTACCCAGTCAGCGATTGGGAGTGCCAGCGGGAAGCACGCATCGCCATGGTACAAGGCAATCATAACCCTTATATTCAACAGGCTTGTCAGCAGCGAAAAGGCTGA
- a CDS encoding SprT family zinc-dependent metalloprotease produces MNRVRIPIALQQAVMRCLRAKLQLAQQHFAIEFPEPKIVYQQRGTSAGTAWLQAWEIRLNPILLLENQQPFIDEVVPHELAHLLVFRQFGRVPPHGREWRWMMESVLQVSASRTHQFETRSVQSKTFPYRCACQQHQLTIRRHNRVMRGESEYRCRQCGEKLAFSG; encoded by the coding sequence ATGAACAGAGTAAGAATCCCTATCGCGTTGCAACAGGCGGTGATGCGTTGTCTGCGGGCCAAACTGCAGCTGGCGCAACAGCATTTCGCCATTGAATTTCCAGAACCCAAGATCGTCTATCAACAACGCGGCACCAGCGCGGGCACAGCCTGGCTGCAAGCCTGGGAAATACGGCTAAACCCGATATTGCTGCTGGAAAACCAACAGCCTTTTATTGATGAGGTCGTTCCCCATGAACTGGCCCACCTGTTGGTATTTCGCCAATTTGGCCGTGTGCCACCGCATGGCCGCGAATGGCGCTGGATGATGGAAAGCGTGCTGCAGGTTTCCGCCAGCCGTACCCATCAGTTTGAAACCCGCTCGGTGCAGAGCAAAACCTTTCCCTACCGCTGTGCCTGCCAACAGCATCAGTTGACTATTCGCCGCCATAACCGGGTTATGCGCGGAGAGAGCGAGTACCGCTGCCGCCAATGCGGTGAAAAGCTGGCATTCTCTGGATAA
- the rsmE gene encoding 16S rRNA (uracil(1498)-N(3))-methyltransferase, translating to MRIPRIYHPDLLSANAEIALSEDAANHVGRVLRMSAGQALQLFDGSNQVFDAEIVRVDKKNVLVRVSAGRLEDRESPLNLHLGQVISRGEKMEFTIQKSIELGVNVITPLFSERCGVKLDGERLAKKLQQWQKIAIAACEQCGRNRIPEIREAMTLETWCAEQDDSLKLNLHPRASQSINTLPLPVDHVRLLIGPEGGLSADEIAMTTGYGFTDILLGPRVLRTETTALTAITALQVRFGDLG from the coding sequence ATGCGTATACCCCGCATTTACCATCCAGACCTCTTGAGCGCCAATGCAGAGATTGCATTGAGCGAAGATGCGGCCAATCATGTTGGCCGCGTACTACGGATGAGCGCCGGGCAGGCGCTACAACTGTTCGACGGCAGCAATCAGGTGTTCGATGCCGAAATTGTCCGGGTGGATAAAAAGAACGTACTGGTTCGCGTCAGTGCCGGACGGTTGGAAGACCGTGAATCCCCGCTCAATTTACATCTTGGCCAGGTGATTTCCCGTGGCGAAAAGATGGAGTTCACCATTCAAAAATCGATTGAGCTGGGTGTAAACGTGATTACCCCACTGTTTTCCGAACGCTGTGGCGTTAAGCTCGACGGTGAACGTTTGGCGAAAAAGCTCCAGCAATGGCAGAAAATCGCCATTGCCGCTTGTGAGCAATGTGGCCGTAACCGTATCCCGGAAATCCGCGAGGCGATGACACTGGAAACCTGGTGTGCCGAACAGGATGATAGCCTTAAACTGAATCTGCACCCGCGCGCCAGCCAAAGCATCAATACCCTGCCGCTGCCGGTGGATCATGTGCGGCTGCTGATTGGGCCAGAGGGCGGATTATCCGCTGATGAAATTGCCATGACCACAGGCTATGGTTTTACTGATATCCTGCTGGGGCCACGTGTTTTGCGTACAGAAACCACCGC